The Sorangiineae bacterium MSr11367 genome window below encodes:
- a CDS encoding ADP-ribosyltransferase domain-containing protein, which yields MSHRETWVGLPLVEASLSLRIRIPDLPDVGSNIERHFGTDGGSFWDSVSAFFTYAGFAAAIVAGVVTAVAPVPGSQVVSAAIWISIFSSSAAATINIGQRYQEGFNSWRADAFDALSIVGNLFGAAGVLWSRGATVTMQVGGRIVTRVLMAQFATDGLQGLLFTVESYEEYARIKADPDLTPSEKVDKILELVRAWVLATTLTVINIKATKTDIDNLKKAPQHIPGKTPEENLKLLADPQAKVDLTAPPKVEGHTGNGKHKTTVQVDQEENAPHAGGRPKAVPPPRTKQQRFKDAMGNSHYEAHLKHVPELRGKHAFLSGLSDDEIIAIRGYVTNDGKPEFGGMRDYERINRALRTKDTAQLEILDAYIDLLKSGLAKMPPFEGTVHRVMNGIYPHEVKAMFEVGGTWSDRGFLSTSHGKSLDHAQVTISIEKTRSGKMVESVNPYPEREVIFPPDAKFKVITCHEYIPGRFLIMLREI from the coding sequence ATGTCCCACCGAGAGACATGGGTTGGTTTGCCCTTGGTCGAGGCAAGCCTCTCCTTACGGATCCGGATCCCGGATCTTCCGGACGTCGGATCGAACATCGAGCGCCATTTCGGCACTGACGGGGGAAGCTTCTGGGACAGTGTGTCGGCGTTCTTCACCTACGCGGGGTTCGCCGCCGCGATCGTGGCCGGCGTGGTGACCGCAGTGGCTCCCGTCCCGGGTTCTCAGGTCGTTTCGGCGGCGATCTGGATTTCGATCTTCTCGAGCTCAGCGGCAGCCACCATCAATATTGGGCAGCGGTACCAGGAAGGATTCAACAGCTGGCGAGCGGACGCATTCGATGCCCTTTCCATCGTGGGAAACCTATTCGGCGCCGCCGGTGTGCTCTGGAGCCGCGGCGCCACGGTGACCATGCAAGTCGGCGGGCGGATTGTTACCCGCGTCTTGATGGCTCAATTTGCAACCGATGGCTTGCAAGGCCTTCTCTTCACGGTCGAGTCCTATGAGGAGTATGCGCGAATCAAGGCCGACCCGGACCTCACTCCGAGTGAGAAGGTCGACAAGATTCTCGAGCTCGTGCGCGCTTGGGTGCTGGCCACGACGCTCACGGTCATCAACATCAAGGCAACGAAAACGGACATCGACAATCTGAAAAAGGCGCCCCAGCACATTCCCGGAAAAACGCCGGAGGAAAACCTGAAGCTCCTTGCAGATCCCCAGGCGAAAGTCGATCTCACGGCGCCCCCCAAAGTCGAAGGGCACACGGGCAACGGGAAACACAAGACGACGGTGCAGGTTGATCAGGAAGAGAATGCGCCCCACGCCGGAGGAAGGCCAAAAGCTGTCCCTCCACCGCGCACCAAGCAGCAGCGGTTCAAGGACGCGATGGGGAACTCGCATTACGAGGCTCACTTGAAGCACGTGCCGGAGCTGAGAGGAAAACACGCGTTCCTCTCGGGTCTGAGCGACGACGAGATCATTGCCATTCGCGGCTACGTGACGAACGATGGGAAGCCCGAGTTCGGGGGCATGCGAGACTACGAGCGGATCAACCGAGCGCTTCGCACCAAGGACACGGCGCAGCTGGAGATATTGGACGCATACATCGATCTCTTGAAGTCAGGCCTGGCGAAGATGCCGCCGTTCGAGGGGACGGTGCATCGAGTCATGAACGGCATTTACCCGCACGAGGTGAAGGCGATGTTCGAGGTCGGCGGGACGTGGTCCGACCGTGGCTTCTTGAGCACGTCGCACGGCAAGTCGTTGGATCATGCCCAGGTGACGATTAGCATCGAGAAGACGAGGTCCGGAAAAATGGTAGAATCAGTCAACCCCTATCCGGAAAGAGAGGTCATCTTCCCGCCCGACGCAAAGTTCAAAGTCATCACCTGCCACGAGTATATCCCGGGCCGTTTCTTGATCATGTTGAGGGAGATCTAG